The Maylandia zebra isolate NMK-2024a linkage group LG4, Mzebra_GT3a, whole genome shotgun sequence genome includes a window with the following:
- the lg4h16orf89 gene encoding UPF0764 protein C16orf89 homolog encodes MMRVSVLRLAAALALFAAVCGSRAEVIDDILSSLSRGVSFLERQHEHINLDGVVGFVILQAELKEAVRTWPHTDPVSWAQRTTAVALVRRLDQSVEKANAALEQDDPKYYREFEPLLSWSFWLIPQEWYTTDPSLVYPSTMTTECYDEQLSDKCLTLLLGTWKMNGTPCIVTKPCRDTMTRFGCPHYSLSHQLLYFMIGKMKGCTNLLKGDTRASRANMTEQNYQRIFCSNMMKTNQDIKDGLSEQMVDIFIENILICGLSGFSDFHKADWLQHILRLQDEEVGCFGRDKSIISQIIGDELLEQLQPHRRVKRREKILPDGCSSHMTAVAVGALGGYLNYYLTEQDITKRPLS; translated from the exons ATGATGCGGGTTTCGGTGCTCCGGCTGGCCGCAGCGCTGGCTCTGTTTGCCGCAGTGTGCGGCTCTCGGGCGGAGGTGATCGATGACATCCTGAGCAGCCTCTCCCGCGGAGTGTCCTTCCTGGAGCGGCAGCATGAGCACATCAACCTGGACGGAGTGGTGGGGTTCGTCATACTGCAGG CTGAGCTGAAGGAGGCGGTCCGGACGTGGCCTCACACCGACCCGGTCAGCTGGGCTCAGAGAACCACCGCCGTCGCTCTGGTCAGACGTCTCGACCAAAGTGTGGAGAAGGCGAACGCTGCACTGGAACAGGACGACCCAAAATACTACAGAG AGTTCGAGCCCCTGTTGTCGTGGAGTTTCTGGCTGATTCCTCAGGAATGGTACACCACAGATCCCAGCCTGGTTTATCCCTCCACCATGACCACTGAGTGTTACGATGAGCAGCTCAGTGACAAATGTCTGACCCTGCTGCTGGGAACCTG GAAGATGAACGGGACGCCGTGCATCGTCACCAAGCCCTGCCGGGACACCATGACTCGTTTTGGGTGTCCACACTACTCTCTGTCCCACCAGCTTCTCTACTTCATGATCGGAAAAATG AAAGGCTGCACTAATCTGCTGAAAGGTGACACACGAGCATCCAGAGCAAACATGACTGAACAGAACTACCAGAGGATCTTCTGCTCCAACATGATGAAGACCAACCAGGACATCAAAGACGGTCTGAGCGAACAGATGGTCGACATCTTCATCGAAAACA TCCTGATTTGTGGATTGTCTGGATTCTCCGACTTCCACAAAGCCGACTGGCTGCAGCACATTCTGAGGCTGCAGGACGAGGAGGTGGGCTGCTTTGGGAGAGACA AGAGCATCATCTCACAGATCATTGGAGACGAGCTGCTGGAACAGCTGCAGCCTCACAGGAGAGTGAAGAGGAGGGAGAAGATACTTCCAG ACGGCTGTTCCAGTCACATGACGGCGGTGGCGGTCGGTGCTCTGGGAGGATACCTGAACTACTACCTGACAGAGCAGGACATTACAAAGAGGCCGCTCTCCTGA